The following nucleotide sequence is from Pseudomonas putida S13.1.2.
TTCGGCCTGGTGACAGGCCACACAGGTGGTGTGGTAGACCTTGTCGCCACGTTCCACCAGCTCTTCCAGGGTCCACTCCTTGCTGGTCAGTTCCTTGAGCTTGGCGGCTTCAGCCTTGCGTTCGCCCAGCCAGGTGTCGTAGTCGGCCTTGGACTTGACCTCCACCACCACCGGCATGAAGCCGTGGTCCTTGCCGCACAGCTCGGTGCACTGGCCGCGGTAGATGCCGGGCTTTTCGATACGGGTCCAGGCTTCGTTAACAAAGCCGGGGATGGCGTCGCGCTTGACCGCGAAGGCCGGCACCCACCAGGAATGGATGACATCGGCGGCGGTCACCAGGAAGCGCACCTTGGCCCCCACCGGCAGCACCAGAGGCTGGTCGACTTCGAGCAGGTAATGCTCGTCCTTGGGTGCCTTGTTGTGAATCTGATCGGCAGGGGTGGCCAGGTTGCTGAAAAACTCCACATCCTGACCCAGGTATTTGTAGTGCCACTTCCACTGGTAGCCGGTGACCTGGATGTCGATGTCCGACTCGCTGGCATCATAGATGTCGATCAGGGTCTTGGTGGCCGGAATGGCCATTACCACCAGAATCAGGAAGGGCACCACGGTCCACATGATTTCCACCCAGGTATGCTCGTGGAAATGCGCGGCCTGTTGGCCGGTGGAGCGGCGGTGGACGACCATGGACCAGAACATCGCGCCGAATACAACTACGCCGATGATCACGCAGATCCAGAAGATGGTCATGTGCAGGTCGAAGACGGCGTTGGAAACTTCCGTCGCCCCCGGGTGCATGTTCACGGTCCAGGCGGCGTTGGCCTGACCAAAAACCGACCACAACAGGAGGCCCATCCAGACATGTGGATGTCGCATCATTGCGGGTTCCCCTTCTAATTCTTGTTGTCCCGGAGGCGTGGCCTGCGGCAAGAGGGAACGGCGGTCAAGACTGCCTGGCTTCGACGACCGAGCCCCTGCTAAAAGCAGTCGGGCCTCATCAACGAATCACGTTCAACGGGAGTATAGACAGCGACCAATGGCACGCAATGAAGCGTGTGAAATGAACTTCACGAAATGGCTGAATAGCCTGAAAACCGCGCGCTTGATAGGGTGTGGCCAAATAATGGCATTGCCATATGCCTTGGATCGCACACGTTTGCGTGG
It contains:
- the coxB gene encoding cytochrome c oxidase subunit II, whose product is MMRHPHVWMGLLLWSVFGQANAAWTVNMHPGATEVSNAVFDLHMTIFWICVIIGVVVFGAMFWSMVVHRRSTGQQAAHFHEHTWVEIMWTVVPFLILVVMAIPATKTLIDIYDASESDIDIQVTGYQWKWHYKYLGQDVEFFSNLATPADQIHNKAPKDEHYLLEVDQPLVLPVGAKVRFLVTAADVIHSWWVPAFAVKRDAIPGFVNEAWTRIEKPGIYRGQCTELCGKDHGFMPVVVEVKSKADYDTWLGERKAEAAKLKELTSKEWTLEELVERGDKVYHTTCVACHQAEGQGLPPMFPALKGSKIATGPKEGHLSIVFHGKPGTAMAAFGKQLSEVDIAAVVTYERNAWGNNKGDMVTPKDVLALKQAEAK